Proteins co-encoded in one Fusarium fujikuroi IMI 58289 draft genome, chromosome FFUJ_chr06 genomic window:
- a CDS encoding probable ribosomal protein L24.e.A, cytosolic, producing the protein MRTYEDTFSGARIYPGKGKLYVRGDSKIFRFQNGKSESLFLQRKNPRRIAWTVLYRRQHRKGISEEVAKKRTRRTVKAQRGIVGASLDVIKEKRNIRPEARSAARAQAIKESKEKKQADAAAKKSEKAKLAAQASKGQAVRQVSKQGAKGSAPKVQAKSR; encoded by the exons ATGCGAACCTACGAGGACACCTTCTCCGGCGCGAGAATTTACCCTGGCAAG GGTAAGCTCTACGTCCGTGGCGACAGCAAGATCTTCCGATTCCAGAACGGCAAGTCGGAGTCTCTCTTCCTGCAAAGGAAGAACCCCCGCCGTATCGCATGGACCGTCCTCTATCGACGACAGCACCGTAAGGGTATCTCTGAG GAGGTTGCCAAGAAGCGAACCCGCCGCACCGTCAAGGCCCAGCGAGGCATCGTTGGTGCTTCTCTCGACgtgatcaaggagaagcgcaaCATCCGACCCGAGGCCCGTTCCGCTGCCCGAGCCCAGGCCATCAAGGagagcaaagagaagaagcaggccgatgctgctgccaagaagtCCGAGAAGGCTAAGCTCGCTGCCCAGGCCTCCAAGGGCCAGGCTGTTCGCCAAGTCAGCAAGCAGGGTGCTAAGGGTTCTGCCCCCAAGGTTCAGGCCAAGAGCCGTTAA
- a CDS encoding probable peroxisomal membrane protein gives MSELKAGDNFPEGVWFSYIPPSPETSEFTTCGTPVPFNASQEFKNKKVVLVSIPGAFTPTCSGSHIPSYLEHVDKIKAKGVDQVIVIAVNDPFVMSGWAKANGITDDKILFMSDKDAKFSQTIGWNIGERTGRFAIIVDQGKVVYAARDEEPGSIEKSGALGVLAQL, from the exons ATGTCTGAGCTTAAGGCCGGCGATAACTTCCCAGAGGGTGTCTGGTTCAGCTATATCCCTCCCTCGCCTGAAACCTCCGAGTTTACTACTTGTGGTACACCTGTCCCTTTCAACGCCAGCCAAG AATTCAAGAACAAAAAGGTTGTTCTTGTCTCTATCCCAGGTGCCTTCACACCTACTTGCTCTGGCTCTCACATTCCTTCCTACTTGGAGCACGTCgataagatcaaggccaagggcgtTGATCAGGTCATTGTCATCGCTGTCAATGACCCCTTTGTCATGAGCGGCTgggccaaggccaacggTATTACCGACGACAAGATC CTCTTCATGTCCGACAAGGATGCTAAGTTCTCCCAAACCATCGGCTGGAATATCGGTGAGCGAACTGGACGCTTTGCGATTATTGTCGACCAAGGCAAGGTCGTGTACGCTGCGAGGGATGAGGAGCCTGGGAGCATCGAGAAGTCTGGTGCCCTGGGTGTCCTGGCCCAGCTGTAA
- a CDS encoding related to HD family hydrolase gives MSKESSEKPIHGSENGEPWTVEKALSHNDLVHISDSPISFFHLLGLLKTTKREGWKRHGINPESVADHSYRMGMVAMFAPQELDQAKCMKMCLVHDIAESVVGDITPFSGVSRTEKGRREASTIAYIASRWSGPYTAEIETLWHEFEAGETPEAQFAQDIDKIELLLQAVEYERESKNKKDLGEFMGVARKLRTEAGKAWANEILGDRERFWEGRQHLRGEHAQQGGLSEEMTKAHDAYYG, from the exons ATGTCTAAAGAAAGTTCAGAGAAACCAATTCACGGCTCAG AGAATGGCGAACCATGGACGGTTGAGAAAGCCTTGAGTCACAATGACCTAGTTCATATATCAGACTCACCGATCTCAtttttccatcttcttggccttctcaagacaACAAAGCGTGAAGGCTGGAAGAGACATGGAATTAA TCCCGAGTCGGTTGCAGATCATTCTTATCGAATGGGCATGGTAGCAATGTTTGCACCACAGGAACTTGACCAAGCCAAGTGCATGAAGATGTGCCTTGTTCACGACATTGCAGAATCTGTCGTGGGAGATATTACTCCTTTCAGCGGCGTCTCTAGGACTGAAAAGGGTAGAAGAGAGGCCTCAACCATTGCTTACATTGCCAGTCGATGGTCTGGACCATACACTGCCGAGATTGAAACGCTGTGGCATGAATTCGAAGCTGGTGAAACTCCGGAGGCTCAGTTTGCCCAGGACATTGACAAAATTGAGCTCCTTCTGCAAGCAGTTGAGTACGAAAGGGAGAGtaagaataaaaaagatCTGGGTGAGTTCATGGGAGTTGCCCGAAAGTTAAGAACTGAAGCTGGAAAAGCATGGGCAAATGAAATACTGGGGGATAGGGAGAGGTTTTGGGAGGGCCGACAACACTTGAGGGGAGAACATGCCCAACAGGGAGGGCTCTCTGAGGAGATGACAAAGGCCCATGATGCATATTATGGATAG
- a CDS encoding probable pantothenate kinase produces the protein MTPASEHEDAIAQELQAPAHPLDQKRRRTMTSTDEIDSTIIRPGSVRINVKGAFIVDPDTATPASTSGASAGGATSHNGRMSPTHPETSDIRLPYHTAIVSHIAIDIGGSLIKLVYFSREVDSTDPGGRLNFQSFETDRIDDCVEFMRHLRDNQLVNGSQPGELCVMATGGGAYKYYDKIRAALEVDVSQEDEMECLIIGLDFFITEIPREVFTYSETDPMHFVVPQDNIYPYLLVNIGSGVSFLKVTGPRSYQRVGGTSLGGGTLWGLLSLLTGARTFDEMLEQAAHGDNANVDMLVGDIYGTDYGKIGLKSTTIASSFGKVFRMKREAESAAEDGRSATPEDASFNSADVSRSLLYAISNNIGQIAYLQSQIHNLSNIYFGGSFIRGHRQTINTLSYAIKFWSKGEKQAYFLRHEGYLGAVGAFLKRKPKNWGRKGSLEGMDDLAELRRNLREGAPNSSTS, from the exons ATGACTCCCGCTTCGGAACACGAAGATGCGATTGCGCAAGAACTCCAAGCCCCGGCGCATCCTTTGGACCAGAAGCGCCGCCGTACCATGACGTCGACCGATGAAATAGACAGCACCATCATCCGCCCTGGCAGTGTCAGAATTAATGTCAAAGGCGCTTTCATCGTCGATCCCGATACAGCGACGCCAGCCTCTACCTCTGGCGCCAGCGCGGGCGGTGCTACATCTCATAACGGCCGAATGAGCCCGACACACCCCGAAACGAGCGACATCCGGTTACCATACCACACTGCGATTGTGAGCCATATTGCGATTGAC ATTGGCGGATCGCTTATAAAGCTCGTTTACTTCTCTCGCGAAGTTGATTCTACGGATCCTGGCGGCCGACTGAACTTTCAAAGCTTCGAAACAGATCGCATTGATGACTGTGTGGAGTTCATGCGGCATCTGCGTGATAACCAACTAGTCAATGGCTCACAACCGGGAGAGTTATGTGTAATGGCGACTGGTGGTGGCGCGTACAAGTATTATGACAAAATTCGAGCCGCACTCGAAGTGGATGTGTCacaggaggatgagatggaatgTCTCATCATTG GACTTGACTTCTTTATAACCGAGATTCCACGCGAGGTCTTTACCTACTCCGAAACAGATCCCATGCACTTCGTCGTACCGcaggataatatatatccttatCTGCTTGTAAATATCGGCTCAGGTGTCTCGTTCCTGAAAGTTACTGGGCCGCGATCATATCAGCGAGTAGGAGGTACATCGCTTGGTGGTGGTACTCTCTGGGGTCTTTTGTCTCTGCTCACCGGCGCGCGAACTTTTGACGAGATGCTTGAACAAGCCGCTCATGGTGACAACGCCAACGTCGATATGCTAGTTGGCGACATCTATGGAACAGACTATGGCAAGATAGGACTCAAGAGCACAACAATCGCTTCGTCCTTTGGTAAAGTCTTTCGTATGAAGAGAGAGGCCGAATCAGCAGCCGAAGATGGCAGATCTGCTACGCCGGAAGACGCATCCTTCAACAGCGCAGACGTTTCGCGATCTCTACTTTACGCAATCTCAAACAATATTGGACAGATCGCCTACCTGCAGTCCCAAATTCACAATCTATCCAATATTTATTTCGGTGGTTCTTTCATCAGAGGCCATCGTCAGACCATTAACACACTAAGCTATGCCATCAAGTTCTGGAGTAAGGGGGAGAAGCAGGCTTACTTCCTCCGTCATGAGGGTTATCTCGGAGCAGTTGGCGCATTCCTCAAAAGGAAGCCCAAGAACTGGGGCCGCAAAGGAAGTCTTGAGGGCATGGATGACCTTGCTGAGTTACGGAGAAATCTCCGCGAAGGGGCACCCAACTCCAGTACATCATAG
- a CDS encoding atrx-like transcriptional regulator gives MGEYRIELSPNNRATCKDTECKKNGDKVTKGTLRFGSYVIIKEHGSWSWKHWGCVSGQQLENVRELCQQGDGSFDCDLIDGYDELDEHPDVQEKVRRCINQGFIDPEDFKGDPEKNKLGEKGIHLTAAQKKSKAAAEAAATGDGEKAKPKGKRGRKKAADDEEDEDEPQPKKARTSKTAKADEEEKPAAKPARGRKAAKVKDESEDETAVSAPAPAKRGRRTSAQKPKDESDAEEKPVPVKKGPKAAPKKVKNESDDEVPAPAHVPAKRGRRTSAQKPKDGSDAEEKPAPVKRGRKAATKKAATPEEEDVAAEEEEQEKAAPRTRARRGRSSKA, from the exons ATGGGTGAATATCGTATCG AGTTATCCCCCAACAACCGCGCCACGTGCAAGGACACTGAGTGCAAGAAGAACGGTGACAAAGTCACCAAAGGTACCCTGCGGTTTGGTTCCTatgtcatcatcaaggagcATGGAAGCTGGTCATGGAAACATTG GGGATGTGTCTCTGGTCAACAGCTAGAGAATGTCCGTGAACTGTGCCAGCAAGGCGATGGCTCCTTCGATTGTGACCTCATCGATGGTTACGATGAGCTTGA CGAACACCCTGACGTGCAAGAGAAGGTCCGCCGCTGTATCAACCAGGGCTTCATTGACCCCGAGGATTTCAAAGGG GACccagagaagaacaagcttGGTGAGAAGGGTATTCACTTGACTGCagcacagaagaagagcaaggctGCCGCTGAGGCT GCCGCCACAGGCGATGGAGAGAAGGCCAAGCCCAAAGGCAAGCGTGGACGCAAGAAGGccgctgatgatgaagaggatgaggacgagccacagcccaagaaggctcGGACATCCAAGACTGCCAAggcggatgaggaggagaagcccgCTGCTAAGCCGGCCCGTGGCCGCAAAgctgccaaggtcaaggatgagagtgaggatgagactGCTGTatctgctcctgctcctgctaAGAGAGGACGCAGAACTTCAGCTCAGAAGCCAAAGGATGAatctgatgctgaggagaaaCCGGTTCCTGTCAAAAAGGGACCAAAGGCAGCCCctaagaaggtcaagaacgaaagcgatgatgaagttCCCGCTCCTGCTCATGTCCCTGCCAAGAGAGGACGCAGAACTTCAGCTCAGAAGCCAAAGGACGGatctgatgctgaggagaaaCCTGCTCCTGTCAAACGGGGACGAAAGGCTGCTACCAAGAAGGCGGCTACccctgaggaggaagatgttgcggctgaggaagaggaacagGAGAAGGCCGCGCCGAGGACCAGAGCTCGCCGCGGACGTTCCAGCAAAGCTTGA